From Dehalococcoidia bacterium, a single genomic window includes:
- a CDS encoding flagellar FlbD family protein, which produces MIKLTRLDGSHIYVNAELIEFLEETPDTVVSLTTGRKLVVRETADDVSERIIALERRIHGTDRQIASVAE; this is translated from the coding sequence ATGATCAAGCTGACGCGCTTGGACGGCAGCCATATCTATGTCAACGCAGAGTTGATCGAGTTTCTCGAAGAGACCCCAGACACCGTCGTGTCGCTGACGACGGGGCGGAAGCTTGTCGTCAGGGAGACGGCCGACGATGTCAGCGAGCGGATCATCGCCCTCGAGCGCCGGATCCATGGCACAGACCGTCAAATAGCGAGCGTGGCGGAGTAG
- a CDS encoding flagellar motor protein produces MQLTAILGVIIGFFGVIGGNILEGGNPASLIQLPAFVIVVVSSIGITMLATPGANFAAAPKALVKLIRKPDIDPPSLITRITTLAEKARKEGLLSLESEAQSINDDFLKKGIELIVDGTDPEVVGETLRNELYVMEKRHESVYTVFEALGGYAPTMGVLGTVMGLVHVMEMLGSGDIEKLGHGIAVAFIATLYGVGTANLIFLPIGGRLKKLSQEEVLVREMMIEGILSIQAGENPRVIQQKLLGFLAPSARRRAANAEARKEGAVA; encoded by the coding sequence ATGCAGCTGACGGCCATTCTCGGCGTGATCATTGGATTTTTCGGCGTGATCGGGGGCAATATCCTTGAAGGAGGAAACCCCGCCTCGCTCATTCAGCTTCCTGCTTTTGTCATCGTTGTCGTCTCGTCGATCGGCATCACCATGCTTGCTACGCCTGGCGCCAACTTCGCTGCCGCTCCGAAGGCGCTCGTCAAGCTCATTCGCAAGCCGGATATCGACCCGCCGAGCCTGATCACGCGGATCACGACACTCGCGGAGAAAGCGCGCAAAGAGGGTCTGCTCTCGCTGGAGAGTGAAGCGCAAAGCATCAATGATGACTTTCTCAAGAAAGGCATCGAGCTGATCGTCGACGGAACGGACCCGGAAGTCGTCGGCGAGACCCTTCGCAATGAGTTGTACGTGATGGAAAAACGCCACGAAAGTGTTTACACCGTCTTCGAGGCTCTCGGCGGGTATGCGCCGACAATGGGTGTGCTCGGCACTGTAATGGGCCTCGTTCATGTCATGGAGATGCTCGGCAGCGGCGACATCGAAAAGCTCGGGCATGGGATCGCGGTCGCCTTCATCGCGACGCTCTACGGCGTCGGCACCGCCAACTTGATCTTCCTGCCGATCGGCGGTCGGCTGAAGAAGCTGAGCCAAGAGGAAGTGCTCGTCCGTGAGATGATGATCGAGGGCATCCTGTCGATCCAGGCGGGCGAGAACCCGCGCGTCATCCAGCAGAAGCTGCTCGGCTTCCTTGCGCCAAGCGCGCGCCGGCGCGCGGCGAACGCGGAAGCGCGGAAGGAAGGAGCCGTCGCGTGA
- a CDS encoding OmpA family protein, translating to MSSHGKRRGGGHGGAGHNNSERWLLTYADLITLLMMLFVIMYAISTVDVKKAVVLGEALTKAFSPGIFLGDAKTGLAQGGGDVAHPFITNTQRQDFGVLQEALTRLVREEGLEGSVSINTTREGTVITLSGSLLFPSGRAEIRPEALRLLDQIADLIRPLPNRIRIEGHTDDLPPAAALYPSNWELAAARALAVLRYFAGPGRVAPERLSAASYGQYKPVAPNDSVAGRAQNRRAEIVILYTPGSG from the coding sequence GTGAGCAGTCATGGAAAGCGGCGCGGCGGGGGCCATGGCGGCGCAGGTCATAACAACAGCGAGCGCTGGCTGCTGACCTACGCCGACCTCATCACGCTGCTCATGATGCTTTTTGTCATCATGTATGCCATCTCCACCGTTGACGTGAAGAAGGCGGTCGTCCTTGGCGAAGCGCTCACCAAGGCGTTCTCACCCGGGATCTTCCTTGGCGACGCGAAGACGGGGCTGGCACAGGGCGGCGGCGACGTTGCCCATCCATTCATCACCAACACGCAGCGTCAAGACTTTGGCGTCCTGCAGGAGGCGCTGACCCGGCTGGTTCGCGAGGAAGGGCTCGAGGGCAGCGTCTCGATCAACACCACGCGCGAGGGCACAGTTATCACGCTCTCAGGGTCCTTGCTCTTTCCCTCAGGACGAGCGGAAATCCGTCCCGAAGCGCTGCGGCTGCTCGATCAGATCGCTGACCTGATCCGGCCGCTGCCGAACCGAATCCGGATTGAAGGCCATACCGACGACCTGCCGCCAGCAGCAGCGCTCTATCCCTCGAATTGGGAGCTTGCCGCGGCACGGGCCCTGGCGGTGCTGCGCTACTTCGCCGGACCAGGGCGCGTCGCGCCGGAACGGCTTTCTGCAGCGAGCTACGGCCAGTACAAGCCGGTCGCTCCGAACGATAGCGTGGCGGGCCGCGCGCAAAACCGACGCGCCGAGATTGTCATCCTCTACACCCCGGGCAGCGGCTAA